The genomic window TAGGCAAAAACCGACGGCGGGTGCGGTTCTTCGCGTGGGATACGTTGTTACCGGTGACCGGACGCTTACCGGTGACCTGACAGACTCTGGCCATGATTTCCTCGCTGGACCCGAGCCGAAACGCCCCTGGGGCGGCCGCTTACTCAGGCAAAATCTTTAATAATCAATAAGTTACGCGGTTTGGAGCAGTTAGATGGTGGCTCCCCACTTCGCGGAGCGCGACTTTATACCAGAAGCGCCCCTGGGGAGCAAGCAAAAAGCTCAAGGAGATAAGGGCTGCTCCCGGGCGTCTGAAACGGTGTTACGCAGGCAGGTGTGCGCCGACTCACCGCTACAACAGCCCGGCTTCGGCAAAGGAGTAAGACCTGCCCCGGCCGATGATAAAATGGTCCAGAACGCGGATATCCACCAAAGCGAGGGCGTCCCGGAGACGCTGGGTGATATGGCGATCGGCGCTTGAGGGATGCGTGAGTCCCGAGGGATGATTGTGGGCGAGCACCACCGCAGCGGCCCTGTGGTGCAGCGCTCGAAGGACCACCTCCCGTGGATAAACTGCCGCACCGTCCAGGGTGCCTGAAAACACATCTTCACAGCATAAAAGATGGTGCTGGGAGTCAAGAAACAGGCAGCAAAACACCTCTCGACTGCGACTACCCAAATGGTGCTGTAAAAACAGGCGAATTTTCTCCGGGCTCGTCATGACATCCCGCCGCGTGAGGGGTTGCCGGGCGCAGCGTGCGGCAAGCTCTACCGCCGCGAGCAAACGCGACACGGATGCCGGTCCCAATCCCCGC from Congregibacter litoralis KT71 includes these protein-coding regions:
- the radC gene encoding RadC family protein, with the protein product MSDCNAACGESPREKLLGRGPQALSDAELLALLLPRAGGGNCPTRYAAALLQGADGLAGLLAADRRALLQERGLGPASVSRLLAAVELAARCARQPLTRRDVMTSPEKIRLFLQHHLGSRSREVFCCLFLDSQHHLLCCEDVFSGTLDGAAVYPREVVLRALHHRAAAVVLAHNHPSGLTHPSSADRHITQRLRDALALVDIRVLDHFIIGRGRSYSFAEAGLL